The DNA region CTTTGGAATAGATACAAAACAACTTGATCTGCAGGATGCACATTCCTAAAGTTTCAAAAAAGAGGTCTCCCAAAAGTGTGAAATACTTTGAGAAACCTCTTTCAGAATCATATTCTCCTAACACGTCCGTTAAGGACCTCCGACCAATAACTCCCCGGTGACATAACAGCAATCGCAAATCCTGTCGATGTCTGAGCTCCAATAAACTCAAATATTTCCTTTTTTCTTTATTCACATTGGCCTAACCTTCCCTCTGCTCCCCTTACGAAATTTTCTGAGAGATGATATGACTATGTAATTTTTGAGAATCGATCAGCAGCTCTCCCTATCAATAGAGCTGTAAACGCTAAACTCTAATAAAGCCCAACCGCTTTTTTCCCATTATTACAAATCCGCCTCTCGACAAACCTCTTACATCAAAAATCACCAAAATCCCTTTATCACTGCAAAAACAGCCAATCCAATTAAACGTTTAATTAGTCAAAATTTCACTAACTAATCGATTGATTAGATACATCCAAAACCCTTTAATTAAACGAACACAGCCCAGTTTGACCGAAAAATCCTGTCGATGATAGGTCCGAATCTTCGATAAATATCTTCAATGAATATCTATAAAAACTAGTAACCTTCAAAAATCAACACGTTTTGATACTAAACAAACGTTTGTGTAAAACACAGACACTCAAGATAAATAAAGGGATTCTTTTTGAAAATGGGTAGAAATTTGTCAAGCAGATAGAATGATGATTTTGGTGGCAGATACACAAAACCTCGATAAAAAAAGGAAGCCCCAAAGCACCAATCTTTAAGGATTATCAAACGGTTCTCGTCCTTCAAGAAATGAAGCATAAGAACCGTCCCCGTGCTTCAATCCGACCTATGCTCGGCCGCACCCTCCCCCAAAATTCCATCGCATCAAATTCAATGATTTAGTATTAATTTTTCGATCGCATAGGCGACGCCATTTTCATTATTGGATAATGTATGGAACTGAGCCGCTTCTTTTACAACGGATTCTGCATTAGCCATGGCAACTCCACAGCCAGCATACTCAATCATACTTAAATCATTTTCGCCATCCCCGATGCAGATGACCTCTTCCTGTTTAATCGAAAGTTTTTCGGCTAGTAGTCTTACTGCATTTCCCTTGCTGACACTGGGGTCAAGGATTTCTAAAAAGAACGGAGTACTTTTAACGAACGTATATTTTTCCCAGAATGATTCAGGGATGTTTGCAATGTTTTGATTCAAACGTTCTGGTTCATCAATAAACATGACTTTCGGAATAAGCATGTCCTTTGATACTTCATCAATTGGCCGATAATGGATAGGAATTTGATTGATATGGGCTTCATGAATGGTATATCGGCTTATCTCTCGATTCGGCGTATAAAGATTTTCTGTATCAAAGAACTGGAACGGTGAATCGATCATTTGGCTTAATTCGTATAGTTCCTTTAAGTTTTCATAGGTTAAGGTAATTTGCGATTCTACATCCTTGGTGTACGTATTTTGCACAAGAGCACCATTAAAGGTAATCACATAGTCATCTTCATCATTTAATTTCAATTCCTCAATAATCGATTGAACACCGACGATTGGCCTTCCAGTACAGATGACCACCTTCACTCCTTTTGCTTTAGCAGCTTGAATGGCGTCATTTACTTCTTTTGTAATTTCTTTCCGATCATTCATCAGCGTTCCATCAATATCTATGGCAATTAATTTATACAAAACTTGTCCTCCTAAATCTTGTTGTAAGAAAGCATATTCCTATACTACAAGAAGGACAATGAATAATCCAGACTGACAGACTATCTCAAAAAAGCCATAGCACAATCCACTTGTCCGAACGGTTCGAACTTCCAAGAGAAGCAAGGGGACGGTTCTTCTGCTTCATTTCGAAAGCTTGATGAAGCTTAGTACCGTCAAAGTGTGTTGCATTAATAAGACCTTTCGAAACACTTTTTACTCGTTATTACAAATCTGCCCCCCGACAACCCTCACACCCCCTAAATCAACCAAACCCCTCAATAACAGCAAAAACCCCAAAACCCCTGATACTAAACGTCCCCCTGTCTCCCACATGTTCACAGCTTTGTCGTTGGTCTTTTATTTTTGTAAGGTTCAAAATGGGAGTATAACCAGTTTAGGGAGGGTATGTGTTGATGTTTTTAGAAGATTTTCTTGGTCAATCCGGTTGGGGGTATTCGGTTGTATCGAATATGGATATTCACGGTCTTTCCATCTCTACAGTCGGTTTAGGAATGGATTATTTATTATGCAATCATGAAGGTAACTCTGCCTTGCTGTCAGGTCATGCCGAGATTATTCTGCTATCTACATTTGTCGATCACATTAAAAGTGCAATCCCCCTGCTTCTGCCTGAAGTATTTTTGATTCTCCCCGGAACCGTTCAAACCGCAGCGATCGAAGAAGTCGAGGCACTGAAACACCTCCTACCGGACTGTACGATAATCATCATTGACTCAGATATTCAACCAGAGAAACTATATCTTACTTGTATAGATCTTATTCATCAAGACAATAATTACCGGGAGCAGTTGATCAACCACCATTATCTGCATCTTGCCGATTTACTTTCGCAAGATGCCGAAGTTAGTGAAATCGAGAGCTATGCATATAAGGTGCTAGGAAACCCAATGATTATTACCGATGAGAGCTATAAAGTGATGACTTATTCAAAAAGTAACAATGTCGATGATTTTATCTGGTCAACCATCGTCAACAACACGTATTGCCCGTCGCAAATTGTGAAAATGACGGACCATAATCATTTCTGGGAACGCCTAAAGAAAAACAGACATCCATTATTTGTCGACAGCGATGATTTTTCTCCCTTTACCCAAAGAGCAGTAGCCGTGATAAAAGCAGGCATGAAAATCAAAGGGTATATTGCACTAGTTGAAGTGAATAAAAAGATTTCCGCCCGCGACCTCTATGTTTTACAGATGGTCGCAGAAATAATTGGAATTAAGTTCAAAGAACAGGATGCCGTACTAAAGGCCATTGGGTTAATGGAATCTGAACTAATCAGCGACCTGCTCGATGGGAAAATGAATAATGAAAGAATGGCTCGAAACCGAGTCCAATCGGTTGGCTGGAAAATAGAGCAAACCTATTTCGTCCTCTGTGTGCAGTCCAAACAGAAAATGCGCATGCTTGGGTCAATCGTCACAAAACTGAGGGAACGTCTCCTCGCCCATTATCCATTTTGTGTCGACATCCTCCAAGGTGAGTATGCTTTTTTTATCATCGGCTTTGAAGTAACGGACGAAGCACCATTCCATCACATGAAAAGCATTGAGAAAATAATGGTCGAAAACAAGACAATTGGCTATGCCGGAATGGCTTTTCATACCCTAACAGAAGTGAGCAAAAGCTATTCCCAAGCCAAAAGTACGGTTCAAACAACTCAATTATTATCGGAATCACTCAATAAATCACTTTATTTATACAGTGAAATAGTTGTCTATGATTTACTTGTCAAGACTAACCAGTTGAGAGGGTATGACACCTTTACATGCCCTTCACTCGCTACTTTAGTGAAAGTCGACCAGGAAGACGGAACAGAATACATCAAAACATTACGATATTTTTTTAAAAATAACCAGAATTCCGCCGATACGGCGAAGGCCATGTTCCTGCACAGAAATACGATTAATTACCGGCTCAATAAAATTCGCCACGTAATCGAAGATGATTTTGATAATCCAGCGGTTCGCCTACATATGAATCTATCATTAATGCTACTGGACTTAGGAATAATCCGCTCTTAGATAAAAAACTCTTATTTACTACCAAAATATTGTAAAACCGCCCTATCCATTTTTATAGCTTGCCTTTGTTCAATTGAACAAAAAGAGGACCCAATGTTTTCATTCCTTTTAGTTTGTGAATGTTTTAACATAATAGTCAGATACACCGATTATGTTAAAAGGAGTGGGATTTTTAATGGACTTTAAAAGACTTACACAACCTGGTAGAATCGGAAAAATGGAATTAAAAAACAGAATGATCATGCCGGGAATGGGGACAAATCTTGCAGCTGCAGATGGAACCGTTTCAGATGTAATTGTTAACTACTATGCACGAAGAGCAAATGGTGGCGTCGGCCTCATTATTACTGAAGTATGTTGTCCAGAACCTCAAGGACGGGTCATTCCGGGCGAAATTGAAATTACCAATAGCGCATTTATGCCAGGATTAAGCCGAATTCCACATGCCGTCCACTCAGGTGGCGCAAAGGTAGCGTTACAGCTTGCGCACGGCGGATGCTTTGCAAGTGAGTCGGTAACAGGACAGCAACCAATTTCTCCATCCGGTGTTGGAACCTTCCAACTTCCAAATGACACACCTCGAGAAATGACAATCGAGGAAATCAAATCATTAATTGAAAAATATGGGTTAGCAGCGCAACGAGCAAGACAGTGCGGGTTTGATGCAGTCGAACTTCATGGTGCACATGGATACATGCCGTTGCAATTTTTATCCGGTTACACAAACAGAAGAACAGACGAATATGGCGGTAGTTTAGAAAACCGCGCTCGCTTCGCACTCGAAACGATTCGCTCGATAAAAGAACATGCAGGAGAAGATTTCACTTTAATTTACAGACTATCTGCTGATGAAGATGTTCCAAATGGCATCACATTGAATGAGGCTTGTACATTTGCAAAGTGGGCAGAGGAAGCCGGCGCTGATGCGATCCACGTTTCTGCTGGAACATGGGACTCCCGCTTACACAAATACAACGATGTAATGGCTGGAAAAACAACAGCTGCTGGGAAAAATTTGACCGATGGCATCGCCACCTCCATGTGGGTTCAACCGAACTACACACCAAGAGGAACCCTACTGCCGCTGGCAGAAGGGATCAAAAAACATGTAACCATTCCTGTTATCGCTGTCGGTAGTATCTCACCAGAAATGGCCGAAGACACATTGGAAAAAGGAAATGCAGACTTTATCGCAATTGGTCGCCAAATCATCGCTGACCCAGACTACCCGGCGAAAATCACCGCTGGAAAACCGGAAAACATCCGTCGCTGCCTACGGTGCAACGAATGTCTCGGAGAGGTGATGAAGAGCAAAGGCATTTCCTGTGCCGTTAACCCTGAAGCAGGCAAGGAATTTGAAAGCTTTACAACCGTAACACCGGCCATCTATAAAAAGAAAGTAGCCGTGGTCGGTTCAGGACCTGCTGGTATGCAGGCCGTTTTAACCGCTGTGGAGGCTGGTCATGACGTAACATTATTTGAAAAAGATCTTCGTCTTGGCGGTACGCTTTATTATGTCGCCCTACCAGATTTCAAGACCGACTTCCGTGAATATACCAACTATATGATTCGAATGGTCCAAAACAGTGGAGCAAAAATCGAAACAGGCGTGGAAGTAACCGCCGAACTGATTCAGAGACGCGGCTTCGATTCCGTTATTGTCGCAACCGGTGCATCTACCTTCAAGCCGAACATCGATGGTGCTGAAGATGAAACGATTGGCGATCCGCTTGAAGTGCTCGACGGCAAGATTCCTGAAGGCGAAGAAATCATCGTTTGTGGTGCCGGACTTTGCGGCTGTGAAGTAGCGATGTTCCTCGCTGAAAAAGGCAAGAAGGTCACAATTGTTGACCAACTTTCTGAAGCGGCACAAGAAATGCCAATTTATAGCAGATGGGTGCTCAATGCGAAAATGGCTGAGCTTGAAATCTCAATCAAAACGAATCATAAAATTAACAAAATGACCGGAACCTATATTAATTGCACAACGAATGACGAAACGGTTCTCTACACAGCTGATGCCGTGGTTTGTGCCCTAGGTCTAAAATCAAGAAAAGGGTTAACCGAAGCATTGCGCGAAACCTGTGAGGAAGTCGAGATCCTCACGGTCGGAGACACCAATGCACCACGGAAAATAATCCAAGCCGTACACGAAGGCTACCATGCAGCCAGAAGACTTGGCCAATTCCCGGCACAACCAAGAAAAAATGCAAAAGTACTGGAAACAACAGTAGCACAGTAATTCGATAGGATCACGTTAAAATGAGGTATAGCCGATAGGCCATACCTCATTTTTTGTTTTTCCCTCACGCCCCTTTTCACCCATTATTACAAAGCCGCCTCTCGACAAACTTCTCTCCTCAAAAGTCACCCAAACCCCTCTATACCAGCAAAAACAGCAAAACCAATCAAACGTTTGATTAGCAAAAATTCCACTAACTAATCGTTTGATTAAATACATGCAAACCCTTTTATTTAAACGACACAGCCAGTTTGTTAGAAAATTTTCTGTCGATGATAGGCCTCAACCTTCGCTAACTATCTTCAATATTTATTTATAAAAACTAGTAACCTTCAAAAGCCGACACGTTTTAATACTAATCAAACGTTTGGTTAAATCCACCCCAATCACCGATAAACAAAGGATTTCTATTATGAAAATACGTCGAAATCTGTACTGTGTGGAGACGCATTCTTACCCTGAAATCTCAAGTACTAGAGTAAAGCTACATATTCAAATTACCAACAGAATGTTCCTGGTCTAGTAACCCAAATCTTACGATTTGGATGAAAGTTATGTATGCAAGGAGTAGTAGTAAGAAGAAATAGTATGTGTTCTGGCACCGTAAGGTGCCAGAACACAGTGCTTAATTCCTCAAACCGTTCTCTTTCACTATAAGAAAGAGGCCACCAGAACCGTCACCCTGGCCACCCCTGATCCCCCTCTAAACTATTTTTTCTCCCAACCTGTCCTTTTCACCTACTTTTATGTATATAGAAGGTGAAAGGAGGTGATTGAAATGGCAGAAACACTTTTAGCAGAGTCGAAGTTGCGTTTGGTTTTCCAGGCAGGGATTGATGAAGATGGCAAGCCAATCCTAAAAGCCAAGACCTTTGGCAACGTCAACAAAGCAGTAACAGCGGATCAGCTTTACCAGGTTACACAGGCAGTCGTAAGTTTGTCCGCCGACGAACTTAGCGGCGCGCAACGTATGGACAGCTTAGATCTTTTGGCGTAATGGTAGAAGAAATCTCAAATGATAGGAGGTGAAAACAATGGCAAAAACACTAGAATTGCAGTTTGTGACCGAGGGTGGGAACAACGCTAGACTTACAGTGGATAACCCGAAGGAACCGATTGAGGAAGCTGTCGTTAAACAAGCGATGGAAGCGATTATCGCAGCTGAAGTATTCTTCACATCTGGCGGTAAATTCGTCACCGCCAAAGGAGCACGAGTCATCGAACGTAACGTAACCGATTATGAACTAGTTTAATAGGGTCAGAGACCGGATTCAGTGATGAAGCCGGTCTCTTTCTACACTAGAAGAAAGGAGAAAAACATATGGAGCAAATCATTCCCTTCATTAGTGAAGTCGGATTCCCAATCGTTGTGACGCTCTACTTGCTGCATCGAATTGAATCAAAACTCGATGTCGTCGTCCAATCGATTCAGAATCTGCCTGAGCGGATGAAATGAAAGTAGTCGAAGTTAAGGGGTTTTGCACTAACCACTGGTGACACAGACTAGTTGAAATCCCCTGTTCTTCGACTGGAAGGCTTACATGGGTCATCCATTAGCTGCGGATTTCCAAACTACTTTTCACCCATTATTACAAAATCGCCTCTCGACAAATTTCTTTCCTCAAAAGTCACTCAAACCCCTCCATAACAGCAATAACAGCAAATCCAATCAAACGTTTGATTAGCGGAGAATATACTAACTAATCGTTTGAATAAATACGTCCAAAACCCTTTATTTAAACGAACACAGCCCAGTTCGTTAGAAAATTTTCTGTCGATGATAGGCCACAATCTTCGATAAACTTCTTCAATATTAATTTATAAAAACTCTTAACCTACAAAAACTAGCACGTTTTGATACTACACAAACGATTGATTAAAACTACACTCACCACTGATAAATAAAGAGTTTCTATTAGAAAATGCGTCGAAATATGACACCCCCGATAGATAGCGACATTCCTTTAACTAATCACAAAAAGTTTGATAAAACATGAGAAAAAAGCCACCAGAACTGGCCCCTTGGTTCCCAAACATTTCTGATATATATCTCTTACTTCAAAGCACATACATTGTGTGTGTGTGCATATTCTCCTATCATTTTTAAAAAAATCTGTGTGCACACGTTTAAGAAAAGAAATAATGGAAATGACTTTAGTGTAGATGGAGAAAAGTCTCAGGAGGTGGTGCTATATGCTCACAGTAATCCTCTCACCTGCAGCCGTTGCTTATGCGTTACGTGTGTCACCAGAAACAATCAGGCGAGCCATACGTGAGGGCGAGCTAAAAGCTGAATATTCACCCCAAGGTTATCACCTCAAACTAGAAGACGTACAGGAATTTTCAGCAGAAAAAGGGGTAGATCTGAACTTAGATGATCTTAAGGTTTATAACAATTTACCAAACAAAACCATTGCTGGCCAATCCTATTCTTCCAATCGAAAAAACACATCAAAATTAAGAAAAAAAACATCTTTAAGTAAAGATAAAAAAGACAGCGTGGTAACATCAATCCAAAATAACCCTGGGGTTATGATTGGAACCCTTCTGGGCACAGAACTTGCACGATTGAGTACCAAATTACAACTTGATTTGAAAAACCCAAATGTTATTGTCAGCCTGGGAGACTTCATTGGCTCGACTCTATCACAAATGCTAAAGATTCTAAAAGATGGGGAGATTACTTCCGAAGATAACAATAATTCAAGCCCATTTTTAATAGTGGCAAACACGGTAACTAGATTTACCCATGAAGCAGCAGACCCCTCTAAAATAAGTCATGAGGAATTGATTGAATGCACAACAAAAGCATTAAATCAGGCCCTAAGGAACCTATACTACAAAGGAAATACTAGTTGAACATAGCTCTATTTGTAAGCCATTCACTTTTGGTGATTTACTACACTTGAAAGGAGGTGATAAAAAATGATGAGATTTTTAGTCATTTGGGATCCATAGCTTAACGGACGGAAGCCAAATTAATTGAATGAAGTGCTTGCTAAATCTATCTATCTTGCGGATACTTTGGCATTCTCCACAGTCGCTTCTGATTAAAGAATATAAAAAAAGCTATCCAAAAGGATAGCCAAAGAAAAAAGTATTGTTACTCTTATTATGAACATTGGGGGGCTATTTATACCTTCTTAAAATCAGAAAGGCTTTAGTCCCTAGTATTCAAAAGAAACGAAGTACCTTTTAAACCAAAATCATATAAATATTTGGAGGATGATTACGATGCTAATTCTTCTAGCACCCATTTTAACAACTACAGTCAGTTCCTTAATGTCTGCAGGAGCCTTGGCAGCAACTACGGCAGCTGCAGCAACTTCGACCGCGGTGGCTTCTTCCATTCCAATACTGGGATCTGCCGTCGCCGGCCTCACAACTGCAACTGGGACAGCAATCGGCACAGCTGCAGGAGCAGTAGCAACCTCGGCAGGATTAGCAAATGCAGCTTCACTGGGGGGCATTGTCGGAGGAAGTACAACTACCGCTGGCAACCTTGCAGCCTTAAGGTCAGCAGGTAAAATAGTTTTTGAAAAATAATACGGTAGTGCCAAGGCAAGTCTCCATTGCCTTGGCTTTTTATCAAACCGACTCAGTACAAAATAAGGACATTACTTAAATATTATTATGGAGTCCAGTTTATTTTAGGCTAGTTGGCCCCCTATTCTTCAACCTTATCTGGTTATCCATAAGCATAGAATCCAAGACACTTTTCACCCGTTATTACAAGACTTGCACTCGACAAACTTCTCTCCTCAAAAATCACCAAAACCCCTCTACAACAGCACAAACACCAAATCCAATCAAACGTTTGATTAGTGGAAAATAGACTAACTAATCGATTGATTAGATATATGCAAAACCCTTTAATTAAACGAACTCAGTCCAGTTTGATAGAAAAATCCCTGTCGATGATAGGTCTCAATCTTCGATAACGATCTTCAATATTTATCTATAAAAACTAGTAACCCACAAAAATCAGCACGTTTTGATACTACACAAACGATTGATTAAAACCAGCCCAACCATTGATAAATAGAGAGTTTCTATTAGAAAATGTGTCGAATCATGTCCCCCTATACAGGGGACATTCTTCTAACACATCACTCAATGTTCAATGAAACAAATATGAAGTCTCCCTGCATTTCATCTTGCCCCACTGGCCCCAAATCTTACGATGTGGATTATTTGTGTGAACCATCCTTTTGCTTCCTACGGTGCGGGGTGGTTTTCCTGTTTTCTAGTACGTTTATTAGAAAGAAATAGCTATGTAGCCATGGCCATGGGGACGGTTATTATGGGGGGAAATCGGAAGCTTTGCCCGCAAAAAGGCACAACTAGCGGATATTGCTAGTTGTGCCTAAGGTCTTTTTTGTGCCACAAAACTATTCGCAAAATTTTTGATTGCCCGAGAAGAATGAAGTCGCGGTCCCTGGTCTATGGGATTTCAATCACCCGCAATTCTTATTTTGTTATCCTAACAAATAGGTAACAAGATAAAATCCAATACATAAGGCAACAACAATGCCTAACTTAGTTGCAAAACTTTTAAACTCTCGATCTAGTTCTTTCTTTTCTTCTTCAGTTGGCTCTGGGATTTCTTTTTTGGCCGTTTCGAAAAGCTCGGATTTTTCTCTCTCTTCTTTCCCATATGGCAACCTCGTCCATATTAAATAAAAGACCGCAGCTAACCCTAGCCATACAACACTTCCAATAATGACATTCAAAGGAAGACTCGTCATCATCCAGATGGTAAAACCTAAAACGAGTAAGGGTAAGACAGGTCCTAACGGAGTCTTAAAGGGCCTTTTTACTTCAGGTCTTGTATATCGAGCCACGATGTGAGTAATGGACATAAATCCATAAAGAAACAAAAACATAAATGCAGTATATTGTGCAATGAAAAGTAAGTTATTTGTAACCAATAATAAGATTGCCCCTATACCTGCAACCCATACGGCCAAGCCTGGTGTTTTTCGAGTTGAAAGCTTTCCAAATACCTTAGGAAGATATCCATTTCTCCCTAATGCATAATAGATTCGTGATGAACCTGTTAATAGAGGGTTAACGGTTGAAAAGTTACCCATAAATTCCGCAATCATAAATAGCAAAAATACTAAGGTTCCTACACCAGCTGTTTGCAATGCAAGCGCAAACGGCGCACCTGCATCTCTTAAGATGGTGACATCCGGCAAAATACCAACAACTACCCATTGCATAGTCGTAGTAATGGAAAATACGACAAATGGAACAAGGATTAATGCGCGTGGAATTGTTATGGTTGGGAACTTGACTTCCTCTGCCATCGTTCCAATCACTTCCTGCCCTGCATACGCCCACCAAATAAGAGTTACAGCCATTACAAATGTACTGCTATCAAACCACTCAGGGATAAAGGGATGATAGTTACTTGGCTCTAGAGATCCAAAGGATACAAAGAGAATCGA from Neobacillus sp. FSL H8-0543 includes:
- the yidA gene encoding sugar-phosphatase, yielding MYKLIAIDIDGTLMNDRKEITKEVNDAIQAAKAKGVKVVICTGRPIVGVQSIIEELKLNDEDDYVITFNGALVQNTYTKDVESQITLTYENLKELYELSQMIDSPFQFFDTENLYTPNREISRYTIHEAHINQIPIHYRPIDEVSKDMLIPKVMFIDEPERLNQNIANIPESFWEKYTFVKSTPFFLEILDPSVSKGNAVRLLAEKLSIKQEEVICIGDGENDLSMIEYAGCGVAMANAESVVKEAAQFHTLSNNENGVAYAIEKLILNH
- a CDS encoding helix-turn-helix domain-containing protein translates to MFLEDFLGQSGWGYSVVSNMDIHGLSISTVGLGMDYLLCNHEGNSALLSGHAEIILLSTFVDHIKSAIPLLLPEVFLILPGTVQTAAIEEVEALKHLLPDCTIIIIDSDIQPEKLYLTCIDLIHQDNNYREQLINHHYLHLADLLSQDAEVSEIESYAYKVLGNPMIITDESYKVMTYSKSNNVDDFIWSTIVNNTYCPSQIVKMTDHNHFWERLKKNRHPLFVDSDDFSPFTQRAVAVIKAGMKIKGYIALVEVNKKISARDLYVLQMVAEIIGIKFKEQDAVLKAIGLMESELISDLLDGKMNNERMARNRVQSVGWKIEQTYFVLCVQSKQKMRMLGSIVTKLRERLLAHYPFCVDILQGEYAFFIIGFEVTDEAPFHHMKSIEKIMVENKTIGYAGMAFHTLTEVSKSYSQAKSTVQTTQLLSESLNKSLYLYSEIVVYDLLVKTNQLRGYDTFTCPSLATLVKVDQEDGTEYIKTLRYFFKNNQNSADTAKAMFLHRNTINYRLNKIRHVIEDDFDNPAVRLHMNLSLMLLDLGIIRS
- a CDS encoding FAD-dependent oxidoreductase produces the protein MDFKRLTQPGRIGKMELKNRMIMPGMGTNLAAADGTVSDVIVNYYARRANGGVGLIITEVCCPEPQGRVIPGEIEITNSAFMPGLSRIPHAVHSGGAKVALQLAHGGCFASESVTGQQPISPSGVGTFQLPNDTPREMTIEEIKSLIEKYGLAAQRARQCGFDAVELHGAHGYMPLQFLSGYTNRRTDEYGGSLENRARFALETIRSIKEHAGEDFTLIYRLSADEDVPNGITLNEACTFAKWAEEAGADAIHVSAGTWDSRLHKYNDVMAGKTTAAGKNLTDGIATSMWVQPNYTPRGTLLPLAEGIKKHVTIPVIAVGSISPEMAEDTLEKGNADFIAIGRQIIADPDYPAKITAGKPENIRRCLRCNECLGEVMKSKGISCAVNPEAGKEFESFTTVTPAIYKKKVAVVGSGPAGMQAVLTAVEAGHDVTLFEKDLRLGGTLYYVALPDFKTDFREYTNYMIRMVQNSGAKIETGVEVTAELIQRRGFDSVIVATGASTFKPNIDGAEDETIGDPLEVLDGKIPEGEEIIVCGAGLCGCEVAMFLAEKGKKVTIVDQLSEAAQEMPIYSRWVLNAKMAELEISIKTNHKINKMTGTYINCTTNDETVLYTADAVVCALGLKSRKGLTEALRETCEEVEILTVGDTNAPRKIIQAVHEGYHAARRLGQFPAQPRKNAKVLETTVAQ
- a CDS encoding DUF1659 domain-containing protein — encoded protein: MAETLLAESKLRLVFQAGIDEDGKPILKAKTFGNVNKAVTADQLYQVTQAVVSLSADELSGAQRMDSLDLLA
- a CDS encoding DUF2922 domain-containing protein, with the translated sequence MAKTLELQFVTEGGNNARLTVDNPKEPIEEAVVKQAMEAIIAAEVFFTSGGKFVTAKGARVIERNVTDYELV
- a CDS encoding YvrJ family protein, with the translated sequence MEQIIPFISEVGFPIVVTLYLLHRIESKLDVVVQSIQNLPERMK
- a CDS encoding APC family permease, translated to MEIEKGINTPTSKNVNKLERNFNLATTIMMSAGLVIGVGLFTVSTNAVGFLGPMLLGGNFVALVIALLTSLVYAELAAMFPFSGGSYAYAYESWGKLGPFFGFIIATAILAGYFAVGAEALAFANYLLSTLDYLGIWNVMVSGEAPYTVTAIIASILILIYTVINWHKTKDVAISQKVIMLTMWGAAFVSILFVSFGSLEPSNYHPFIPEWFDSSTFVMAVTLIWWAYAGQEVIGTMAEEVKFPTITIPRALILVPFVVFSITTTMQWVVVGILPDVTILRDAGAPFALALQTAGVGTLVFLLFMIAEFMGNFSTVNPLLTGSSRIYYALGRNGYLPKVFGKLSTRKTPGLAVWVAGIGAILLLVTNNLLFIAQYTAFMFLFLYGFMSITHIVARYTRPEVKRPFKTPLGPVLPLLVLGFTIWMMTSLPLNVIIGSVVWLGLAAVFYLIWTRLPYGKEEREKSELFETAKKEIPEPTEEEKKELDREFKSFATKLGIVVALCIGFYLVTYLLG